A window of Daucus carota subsp. sativus chromosome 2, DH1 v3.0, whole genome shotgun sequence genomic DNA:
AGGTAACTGgctattattttagaaatttctcTGGTATTACGGTTACATGTCTTTGCTCCACAATTAAGTTTGGACCATGATGAACATATTATGCCCATCCAGTTTCTGTTGCAAGGAAAACTATATACAGGCTTTCTACTTGTTAGTTTTAACTTGGTCATCGAGTGTCCTATTTCTTAAGTTGTCATCTATGTTTCTACTAGATATAAAAAGGGTAGATTTTATGTGTTATATGTCATTATCAAATCATGGTCTGTAACTTAACAGAGTAAGTTGGATTATTAAATATACATCATCAACACAGGAATTTGGGGTCCTTCTATAGCCTTACATCATGACTAAAAAGGAAACTCCAGAAGACTGGAAAGTACTAATTGCAAGGCTATACTGTACTATATCTTAGGTCTTAACCCCCCCTCAAGCTGGAGATGTCTAGTGGCAATCGTTCACATGGGTTGTCTCCTCATAAGTTAAAAAAAGATGATTAACCAATTAACTATCTAATGCAGGACATGATTGTCATATTAATTGTCGTTTGTCCCCAGGTTTTATAGGATGCCTATGATTTTTGTAGCCTCAAAAGTAAAGTTCCTGACTTGTCATATGTGGTCAATGTTTAATTGCAGGTCGGAAAAGCGCATTTTGAGTTGGTTGaatatctggaagctgatcGTGCATTTAGTCAAGCTCGCCTGATCTCTCCGTATAGTTTGGAAGAAATGGATATTTATTCTACAGTTTTGTATGTGAGTTAATTTTTGTCTACCTGGGGCAATTTTTATTCCAGAATCATGCAAGGTTTTCTGTTTTATTGCTAAGATGGTAGATGTTCGAACATAATTCCCTTGAAACTTCTCAATTGTCTATgtaatatcatttttattatttaggcTTGTGTAAACTactgttattttatttattttgttgttaatatgatttgattgtTTTTGCCTCTGTACTTGTGTGActcttgtttgtttgttttagcATTTAAAAGAGGACATGAAATTAAGCTACTTGGCTCAGGAGTTGGTATCAACTGATCGCTTAGCTCCACAGTCGTGGTAAGTAGCTAAACTTTAAACATGATGACTGATGCTGCAAAATGCTTTTTTAAGAATcctagatatataaatattgcaTCAGTATTAATTATTATTCCACGATATTATTTGCTGCATGATCAGTGATTCAGTATTATGGGGATGTTGCAGGGTTGCTATGGGGAACTGTTATAGCTTACAGAAAGATCATGAAACTGCTCTTAAGAATTTTCAACGAGCTGTTCAGCTGAACCCAAGATTCGCATATGCTCACACCCTTTGCGGTCATGAGTATGTCATAACTTTTATATATCTGATTCCTAACTCTTGAGGTTCTCGCGTAAATAGATAATGGACAACATCTTTATATGTGTTCCTCTTAATTGTTTGTATTTACAGATATGTGGCCCTAGAGGATTTTGAGAATGGAATCAAGAGTTACCAAAGTGCTCTGCGAATTGATGAAAGACATTACAATGCCTGGTATGGTCTAGGTATGATCTACCTTCGTCAGGAGAAGTTTGAGTTTGCAGAGCATCACTTCCGAAAGGCTTTCATTATCAATTCACGTTCTTCTGTTATTATGTCTTATCTTGGGACTGCTTTGCATACCTTAAAGGTTTGGCCACTTGGATTACCCAAAATTTCAAAATCTGGATGCTTGGGAATTTCATTTCATATTTCATACCATATTAACAATTGTTTTAAAATCTGGCAGAGAAGTGTTGAAGGTTTAGTAATGATGGAGAAAGCAATTTTAGCAGATAGGAAGAATCCTCTTCCCATGTATCAGAAGGCTAATATACTTGCAAGTATGGAAAATTTTGATGGAGCTCTTGAAGTCCTAGAGGAGCTGAAAGATTATGCCCCTCGTGAAAGTAGTGTGTATGCTTTAATGGGTAAGATATATAAAAGATGCAAAATGCATGACAAAGCCATGCTTCATTTTGGACTAGCGTTGGATTTGAAACCATCTGCAACAGATGTCGCGACCATCAAGGTTAGTGGCTCAGTGCATAAGTTTATAACATTAATTTAAGTGTTATAGcttgttattaaaaaaaatgctgggaaaagaaaagaatatgaTTTTCTATTTCGAATTCTGCCTAACTATAGAACGTTGAAAAAGTTTATGGCCACCCTAATGTTTCCAGTCTGCATGACTAGTTTTTAGAAACTATTAACCACCGGTTTTGGCTCTCAGCCTTTTTTCCTGTTAGATCCCTTGAAATTACTAGAACTCCAGGATTCCCGGACATTTAAGCTGCACACACCTTTCTATTATTGGTTAGTCTTCTTGTAACTAGTGTGAGTTAATCAAATCTCCTATAACTTCAGGATTTTAGAAGGGCCGAAATTGTATATTATGCTTTATGTTTATAATCCCTCGAAAGTTGTTTGACTTGAGGAATGGATCACTAAAACCCTTCCGCCGAAATTGTTTGTCATCTGTGAATGAGTTCGtttctataaaattttaaattaagaggTGTTATGATTTCAATGTTTTAAAATTCGGACCAGAGACCTATGCTGTGTGAGGTTGCCAATTCAGCACTTCTCCCTCCGTGTATCAAGCCATATGTTGATTCTATCAGTCGGGGGTGCCTTCCCTCcagtttttactttttagaCATATGAGTGACACCCTAACTATAACTTGGTCttgtaaataataattaagGGTGTCTTCTTGAGATTGTTGAACATCTGGGCTCCTTCACATGCGAACAGACTTTATATAAGCTGTACATATCAGATGTATACATTAGTAATTTAGACAATTTTTACTGATGTTCATACTGTGTTTGATTTGGTTGaaaaaaagttgaaatttatGAAATGAAGTTTGTACTATCTGGTGGGTGATAGTTTTAAAAATTCTAGCCTCCATTTTATTCCTACCATTATAATATAGAGCTCAAGCCCATCATTTGGAGAACAAATAATCCATTTTTAATTTACTCATTATCTTTACAGACCTCATCATATGAATTTTTTTCCCCTGCCCTCTTACATCTTTATCTTTTGAAATGCGGTGGCCATTTTCCATCTGTGACAGGCTGCTATAGAGAAGTTGCATGTACCAGACGAGTTAGACGACACCTTGTGAGTTGTGAGTTCATATGGTATTCAAGTGCAGGAGAGATAGTGTTGTAAATTATCGGCATGATAAATTAGCCCCAAGAGGTTTGGCCTGCTAGTGCTTTCGACTAAGTGATAGATAAGTTACCAACATGATTCAGGCTTTTCTTTGTACAAGTAAACGAGTAGGAAAATCCAGTTAAGTGTATGTGGGCACTTGTACTTTATTCAATGAAGTAGCATAGGTAGAAGTTATTAGTCAAATTAAGCATTGTTGTAACAGAAATATATTGTATTAATGTCAGAATAACTTGTATCAATAATATATGCTGGCAGCATTTTAGAATTTGTTTCATTAAATAGAGGCTTATATATAAGTTGGACGTCTAAATTTCCAATGCTTCTTAATCCTGTTACTGGCTGTTGTGCTTTATTTTCAATATCGTAAGCCACTTGTTAAGTTTGCTGTAGAAGTCAAGGAATCAGAATGAGATGCTCTGAAGACCAAGGAGTGAAGTGCATCACGAGTTTTACCTCCCTCGTGACTCGTgagcactttttttttttttttttctaaatactcGTGAGCACTTTAAAGATACTAAATTACTAACATTATAATCTCTCATGTTCATATTTATacctttcaaaaataattttatgagtcCTTTAATTCCTTTGattgataaattatatttttcattctaaatttttattacacAACATAATCTTAATTGTTAAAATTTATGTTCTACGCATTACTcctatgatattatttttaatgactaaaaattaaataaacaaaatgtCTTGATTTAAATACATGTAGTCAAAAATATTAAGTTGTGCATAAAAGTGActcaattaaattattttaaagtatTATTAACAATTAATTCGAAAAAATCATGTACTTTTACTTGGAAATCTAAAAAACTCGGTCAGATCAGGATGAAAATCACCTACCAGAGCGAGATCACCCATATGTAATTGGGTAGAAACTTAGGTCTTCATGGTGgtgtaaatttcaattttagaaATTCGATTAACGTGTAAGCAGACTGTATATACAATTATGGTTTGTCTGCATATTCGCATAGTGGAACAAAATGTCTCGTTAAATCTGAGTGAGAAATGAAATTCTTTCAGAAACCAAAGCCCTTATAAGAATGAGTTTAGCATGTAGAGatgcataaatatatctattGAGTACAATAAGGTGATGTAGCCTGGATCCTAGTCCTCCTCTTTTGAAGAAACTGCTGCAAAGATCTTTTCATGGAAAGACCTGTATTTTGCTTATAAATCACTTGGGGCTTCCGACAAGACTCCGATGATGTCTCTGACAAAGTTGGtgtggttgcttcattattctcTCTCACCAGTTCTTCACTTGCCACTGATATGATGGATCTAGCCTGCACCACATAAACatacattaaattaaatatcgTAAGATTTTCACGTACAAACATAGTACAATGCTAAGAACCAACCCATGAAACGAATTACATTTACCAACCTGAATCTCAGTAACATCACAGGAGCTGACTGTACCGTTGTAGAATATCGTTAGCGTCTGAGTATCCCGTGGATTCCTATTCGTCACCTCTTCGATCCTTAAATCaaccaaaattaaatcaataagCATAATAGGGACATGGACAAGATACATGTccatgatatataataaaataaaatctgacACCTTAAGATTTCAGGAGAACCGACAACTTACATTGACTGGTGCTGGCAAATATTTTCTCCTCCGACCGCATGATCATCAGACGAGGGGGTCACAAGACGAAGTTCCAAGTTGCAGTTTCTTCTCATCATTTTGTTAATGTGAAGATAAGTTTCTGCAGTGAAGCAAAACCAAACAAATATAGTGAGTGAAGAAGATGAGAGGAATAATATTGAAACAAGAATATGAAATGATGTATGGGGCTTGTGTAACTTGTAGCTAGCTACAtgtttatatatgaaatatttttactATGATACAGGCGTGTATGTAACGTATAGTATGATGCTTGCTGTCAGTGGGGCACGaggttttcaaataaaatttgggACACGAATTGCACACAAAAGATTAAATAAATCGGCGGTTGTTACGAGTGAACGAATTAAAGCACGTGAATTCTATGTTTTTTAATTCAAAGCCGTAGGTAGGGTAGAGTTGGGTAATGATAGACTATAGTATGAAGACTTTTGATAATTACTTATACTAATCATTTCCATAGAGTCTATAAACACATGTTTATGTTTCTTAATTTATAGTTTTGTCACGTATTTATGTCATCTTTTTATCCTCCCATCACGCATGAAATTTGGGGTTTCTATATTTTTTCATGGTATTGTTCCTTCCGGTTTTAGATCAAGGATAAGAGCATCTCCCCTCTACAgaacttttaaataaattctaataaattatattataaattaaatttataagcaatatataaaattatatcaaattgattagaggtttttcatatttttaaattattatattctgtTATAGTTACCAGCTATGTGCTGTTAATATTTGTCAGATTCTTTACCGTTAGTTTGCTTTcgtgtttaattaaaaattaagttggCAGAAGAGCTTaattcatttattaataaaattatataaataggaacttattaaataaaatatttaggtACTTCGAACCAATGACCGACTATGACATTTGTTAAGAGTCAATTTATCTCAAGTCATCTGTTCGTGTCAGCATAAATGGGTTCGTGTCCGGTTTTCAGTGAATGGTTTATATCTTTCCTCTGATATATGTATCAGATAATTTCATATTACTGAGCTGTTTTATACAAAATGTTGGCGTTagtataaaatttcaaatctatATT
This region includes:
- the LOC108208154 gene encoding protein TIFY 5A — translated: MMRRNCNLELRLVTPSSDDHAVGGENICQHQSMIEEVTNRNPRDTQTLTIFYNGTVSSCDVTEIQARSIISVASEELVRENNEATTPTLSETSSESCRKPQVIYKQNTGLSMKRSLQQFLQKRRTRIQATSPYCTQ